In Humulus lupulus chromosome 6, drHumLupu1.1, whole genome shotgun sequence, a single genomic region encodes these proteins:
- the LOC133786192 gene encoding wall-associated receptor kinase-like 3 gives MVVTMLNYYLFVIITGWLLMSRSSTVLAAILVKPGCPEKCGNITIPFPFGIGSSNCYFDKWFEISCHNSVPFLKHTQLQVLNISLYDYDDYRPSQWVQVRSPISFFNCANKTSKKSANLTVSCGLVAKYEIRSGIRVVQDGCTSSSSTCSSSSNSIDFSNCDDGVKCCRTSFFMGRGASFKISMDNDSSTTLATNRDNEYCKYAFLIDSYEIDKFKTSHHLDYLDYYVPAILTWSLNNTYFDIFKIHVIPTISSSSSFYCNTYNGILNSSLDRIYSCRCSNGFRGSPYIQDGCQGNPQSTTNIF, from the coding sequence atggTAGTGACTATGCTGAACTACTACTTGTTTGTTATCATAACTGGATGGTTATTAATGTCAAGGTCGTCAACAGTACTAGCTGCTATACTTGTCAAACCTGGTTGTCCAGAAAAGTGCGGAAACATAACTATTCCATTCCCATTCGGAATTGGATCGTCCAATTGTTATTTTGACAAATGGTTCGAAATCTCCTGCCACAACTCTGTGCCTTTCCTCAAACACACTCAACTACAGGTACTTAACATTTCGTTATATGATTATGACGACTATAGACCGTCCCAATGGGTTCAGGTGAGAAGCCCCATCAGTTTCTTCAACTGTGCAAATAAGACAAGCAAAAAATCTGCAAATTTAACAGTAAGTTGTGGTCTTGTTGCCAAGTACGAAATAAGGAGTGGTATCAGGGTCGTCCAGGATGGGTGCACCAGCAGCAGTTCCACCTGCTCATCATCATCCAATAGTATTGATTTTAGTAATTGCGACGATGGCGTTAAATGTTGTCGTACTTCTTTCTTTATGGGTAGAGGTGCCAGCTTCAAAATCTCCATGGATAATGATTCTAGTACAACTCTTGCAACAAATCGTGATAACGAATATTGCAAATATGCATTCCTGATTGATTCTTATGAAATTGATAAATTCAAAACATCCCATCATCTCGATTATCTGGATTATTATGTTCCCGCCATACTAACTTGGTCCCTTAACAATACGTATTTCGACATATTTAAAATACATGTTATCCCAACCATATCCAGTTCTAGCAGCTTCTACTGCAACACCTATAATGGTATTTTAAATTCCTCTCTAGATAGGATATACAGCTGTCGCTGCAGTAATGGATTTCGAGGGAGTCCGTACATTCAGGACGGGTGTCAAGGTAATCCTCAATCCACcactaatattttttaa